The following proteins are encoded in a genomic region of Oceanisphaera profunda:
- the radC gene encoding RadC family protein, whose translation MSIKNWPLGERPREKLLSRGPSSLSDAELLAIFLRTGTKGMDAVSLARALLEQFGSLRQLLLADQQSFCEKPGLGLAKYVQLQASQELMRRFLDEKLMRANALTNPELTRMFLQSRLRDQAREVFALLLLDNQHRVIEFNELFFGTLDAAAVYPREIVSLVLKRGAAAVILVHNHPSGVAEPSHADRLITERIQAALGLLDIRVLDHLVVGDGETVSFAERGWL comes from the coding sequence ATGAGCATTAAAAATTGGCCGTTAGGCGAGCGGCCCCGAGAAAAACTATTGAGCCGCGGGCCAAGCAGCTTATCCGATGCAGAATTATTGGCGATATTTTTACGTACCGGTACCAAAGGCATGGATGCGGTGAGCTTAGCGCGCGCCTTATTGGAGCAATTTGGTTCACTAAGACAACTACTGCTGGCCGATCAGCAAAGTTTTTGTGAAAAGCCTGGTTTGGGTTTAGCAAAATATGTGCAATTGCAGGCTAGCCAAGAGCTGATGCGCCGCTTTTTAGATGAAAAGCTGATGCGGGCTAACGCCCTTACCAACCCTGAGCTGACACGAATGTTTTTACAGTCGCGGTTGCGAGATCAGGCGCGAGAGGTATTCGCATTATTACTGCTTGATAATCAGCACCGGGTTATTGAGTTTAATGAGTTATTTTTCGGTACTTTGGACGCCGCGGCAGTTTATCCGCGAGAAATCGTCTCTCTAGTGCTGAAACGGGGTGCCGCGGCGGTGATTTTGGTGCATAATCATCCGTCCGGGGTCGCCGAGCCCAGTCATGCCGATCGTTTAATTACTGAACGTATTCAAGCCGCCCTAGGGTTGCTGGATATTCGCGTATTAGATCATTTAGTGGTGGGAGACGGCGAAACCGTCTCGTTTGCCGAGCGCGGTTGGCTATAA
- the rpmB gene encoding 50S ribosomal protein L28, which yields MSKVCQVTGKRPAVGNNRSHANNATKRRFLPNLQSHRFWVESEKRFVKLRITTKGMRIIDKKGIDSVLADLRANGVKV from the coding sequence ATGTCTAAAGTATGCCAAGTAACTGGTAAGCGACCAGCTGTTGGTAACAACCGCTCGCACGCCAATAACGCTACCAAGCGTCGTTTCCTGCCTAACCTGCAAAGCCACCGCTTTTGGGTTGAGAGCGAGAAGCGTTTTGTAAAACTGCGCATTACCACTAAAGGTATGCGTATTATCGACAAAAAAGGTATCGACAGCGTCTTAGCAGACCTGCGTGCCAATGGCGTAAAAGTTTAA
- the rpmG gene encoding 50S ribosomal protein L33: MAKGIREKIRLNSSAGTGHFYTTTKNKRNMPEKMEIKKFDPVVRQHVMYKEGKIK, from the coding sequence ATGGCTAAAGGTATTCGCGAGAAGATCCGCCTGAACTCAAGTGCTGGTACTGGTCATTTCTACACTACGACCAAGAACAAGCGCAACATGCCTGAAAAAATGGAAATCAAGAAATTTGATCCCGTTGTTCGTCAGCATGTAATGTACAAAGAAGGCAAAATCAAATAG
- the mutM gene encoding bifunctional DNA-formamidopyrimidine glycosylase/DNA-(apurinic or apyrimidinic site) lyase: MPELPEVEVSRQGITPFMLGETVMRIVVRNPSLRWPVPSELQEMVSLPITGVRRRAKYLLLETDWGTAILHLGMSGNLRILDHGTPPGKHDHVDIELSNGKLLRFNDTRRFGCVLWTREPAEQHALLAKLGPEPLTDDFHGDHLFERSLKRKIAVKQFIMDNHVVVGVGNIYANESLFSAGIHPELPANQVTQQQYAALTTEIKLVLARAITQGGTTLKDFTGSDGKPGYFVQELQVYGRAEQPCGACGGLLQEIRMGGRSTVFCPRCQPRKGA, encoded by the coding sequence ATGCCAGAGTTACCCGAAGTTGAAGTCAGCCGCCAAGGTATCACTCCCTTTATGTTGGGCGAAACTGTGATGCGGATAGTGGTACGCAATCCGAGCTTACGTTGGCCGGTGCCCAGCGAGCTGCAAGAAATGGTGAGCTTACCCATTACCGGCGTGCGCCGGCGTGCCAAGTATTTATTGCTGGAAACCGATTGGGGCACGGCCATCTTACACTTAGGCATGTCGGGTAATTTACGCATACTGGATCACGGCACCCCGCCCGGTAAGCACGACCATGTAGACATTGAGCTGAGTAATGGCAAGTTGCTGCGCTTTAATGATACGCGCCGTTTTGGCTGCGTGTTATGGACCCGAGAGCCCGCCGAACAGCATGCATTGCTGGCGAAATTAGGGCCTGAACCCCTGACTGATGACTTTCATGGGGATCATCTCTTTGAACGCAGCCTGAAACGGAAAATTGCCGTGAAGCAATTCATCATGGATAACCATGTGGTGGTGGGGGTCGGTAATATTTATGCTAACGAGTCCTTGTTTAGCGCCGGAATTCATCCGGAATTGCCTGCCAATCAAGTGACGCAGCAGCAATATGCGGCTTTGACTACCGAGATCAAGCTAGTATTAGCCCGCGCCATCACGCAGGGTGGCACCACGCTGAAAGACTTTACCGGCAGTGACGGCAAACCCGGCTATTTCGTGCAAGAATTACAAGTGTACGGCCGCGCTGAACAGCCCTGCGGCGCTTGTGGCGGCTTATTGCAAGAAATCCGCATGGGCGGGCGCAGCACTGTGTTCTGCCCGCGTTGTCAGCCGAGAAAGGGCGCGTGA
- a CDS encoding IS5 family transposase, producing the protein MAKGLTTKTHAAVDALGNPVRLLLTLGLASEYDQAEALLDGFTPSQVLADKGYDSDAFVESIQSVGAEAVIPSRKNRLEPRPLDRHVYNDRNLVERFFQKLKQFRRIATRYERLAKNYESMLSLVSAVI; encoded by the coding sequence ATGGCTAAGGGACTAACGACTAAAACCCATGCTGCCGTTGACGCTTTAGGCAACCCCGTGCGCTTACTGTTAACCCTAGGGCTGGCCTCAGAATATGATCAAGCAGAGGCATTGTTGGATGGTTTTACGCCTAGCCAGGTCTTGGCTGACAAGGGTTATGATTCAGATGCGTTTGTTGAAAGTATTCAAAGTGTTGGAGCAGAAGCGGTGATACCCTCAAGAAAAAATCGATTGGAGCCAAGGCCGTTGGATCGTCATGTTTATAATGATCGCAACTTGGTTGAGCGTTTCTTCCAAAAGTTGAAGCAATTTCGTCGTATAGCAACTAGGTACGAACGACTGGCAAAAAATTACGAGTCAATGTTGAGCCTCGTGTCAGCCGTTATCTAG
- a CDS encoding transposase, which translates to MTALDNRKFVEAVLWIARTGAPWRDLPDFYGHWHRVYVRYSRWSHKGVWLTIMEELSKEADFEQLMIDGSIVRVHQHGAAKKRARCRSHGEV; encoded by the coding sequence GTGACAGCACTTGATAATCGCAAATTTGTTGAAGCGGTACTTTGGATTGCTCGAACTGGCGCACCTTGGCGGGATTTACCTGATTTTTATGGGCATTGGCACCGCGTTTACGTCCGATATAGTCGTTGGTCTCACAAAGGCGTCTGGCTCACGATAATGGAGGAGTTATCCAAGGAAGCTGATTTTGAGCAACTAATGATCGACGGTAGTATCGTTCGTGTCCATCAACATGGGGCGGCTAAAAAAAGAGCAAGATGCAGAAGCCATGGGGAAGTCTAG
- a CDS encoding IS5 family transposase (programmed frameshift), producing the protein MRHYLLRDDQWECIEELLPGKASDRGVTALDNRKFVEAVLWIARTGAPWRDLPDFYGHWHRVYVRYSRWSHKGVWLTIMEELSKEADFEQLMIDGSIVRVHQHGAAKKKSKDAEAMGKSRGGLTTKIHAAVDALGNPVRLLLTLGQASEYDQAEALLDGFTPSQVLADKGYDSDAFVESIQSVGAEAVIPSRKNRLEPRPLDRHVYKDRNLVERFFQKLKQFRRIATRYERLAKNYQSMLSLVSAVIWLA; encoded by the exons ATGAGGCATTACTTGCTACGAGATGATCAATGGGAGTGCATCGAAGAACTGCTCCCGGGTAAAGCTAGCGATAGAGGCGTGACAGCACTCGATAATCGCAAATTTGTTGAAGCGGTACTTTGGATTGCTCGAACTGGCGCACCTTGGCGGGATTTACCTGATTTTTATGGGCATTGGCACCGCGTTTACGTCCGATATAGTCGTTGGTCTCACAAAGGCGTCTGGCTCACGATAATGGAGGAGTTATCCAAAGAAGCTGATTTTGAGCAACTCATGATCGACGGTAGTATCGTTCGTGTCCATCAACATGGGGCGGCTAAAAAAAAGAGCA AAGATGCAGAAGCCATGGGGAAGTCTAGAGGTGGACTAACGACTAAAATCCATGCTGCCGTTGACGCTTTAGGCAACCCCGTGCGCTTACTGTTAACCCTAGGGCAGGCCTCAGAATATGATCAAGCAGAGGCATTGTTGGATGGTTTTACGCCTAGCCAGGTCTTGGCTGACAAGGGTTATGATTCAGATGCGTTTGTTGAAAGTATTCAAAGTGTTGGAGCAGAAGCGGTTATACCCTCAAGAAAAAATCGATTGGAGCCAAGGCCGTTGGATCGTCATGTTTATAAAGATCGCAACTTGGTTGAGCGTTTCTTCCAAAAGTTGAAGCAATTTCGTCGTATAGCAACTAGGTACGAACGACTGGCAAAAAATTACCAGTCAATGTTGAGCCTCGTGTCAGCCGTTATCTGGCTGGCATAA